TCCGCGCGCGGAAGGGGGAGGATGTACTCATGCAGCCCCGAAACATGTCCATGAGCGGCGTCGTCGACCTCGCCGCGGTGAAGGCGGCCGGAGAGGCCAAGGCGAAGGCGGAGCAGGCGCGCGCCGAGGCGGCGCGCCACGGCGGACCCGCGGCGGTGCCGCCCTCCGCCCTCGTGATCGACGTCGACGAGGCGGGCTTCGAGCGCGATGTGCTCCAGCGCTCCGCCGAGGTCCCGGTCGTCCTCGACTTCTGGGCCGAGTGGTGCGAGCCGTGCAAGCAGCTGGGTCCGCTCCTGGAGCGGCTGGCCGTGGAGTACGACGGCCGTTTCCTGCTCGCGAAGATCGACGTCGACGCCAACCAGATGCTGATGCAGCAGTTCGGCATCCAGGGAATTCCGGCCGTTTTCGCGGTCGTCGCCGGCCAGGCCCTGCCCCTCTTCCAGGGCGCGGTGCCGGAGGCGCAGATCCGCGAGACCCTCGACCAGCTGATCCACGTCGGCGAGGAGCGCTTCGGTCTCACCGGCCTCACGGTGGACCGGGACGCGGCCGGCTCCGAGGCGGCGCGGCCGGTCGCCGGTCCGTACGACGCCCTCCTGGAGGCGGCCATGTCCGCCCTGGACGCGGGCGATCTGGCCGGCGCGGTGCAGGCGTACAAGAACGTGCTGGCCGACGACCCCGAGCACCCCGAGGCCAGGCTGGGCCTCGCCCAGGCCGAGCTGCTGCAGCGCGTGCAGGGCATGGACCCGCAGGCGGTGCGGAAGAACGCGGCCGACCACCCGGCGGACGTCGAGGCGCAGATCGCCGCCGCCGACCTGGATCTGGCGGGCGGTCATGTGCAGGACGCCTTCGGGCGGCTGGTCGAGACGGTCGGCCGGACCTTCGGCGACGACCGGAACACGGCACGGCTCCGCCTCCTCGAGCTGTTCGAGGTGATCGGCCCCGAGGACCCGCGGGTGATCGCGGCCCGGCAGGCGCTGGCGCGCGTGCTGTTCTGAGCCCCTGCTCCCCGGCCTGGGACTAAGCGCCTGCTCAGGGCGGGGGAGGGTGCCGGATCGTCCGACGATCTGGCGACACGGTGACAATCGGCGGCCGCGCTTTACCAAATCTTGATAATCGCGGCCGCTGTTACTTGCAGTAAATCGAACCCGTGGGTCTGTCCGGGTTCCCCCTCCTATAAGCGGATTTTCCGCACCTCGCGCCCCCACCCTGCGTGCCCGCCCGACGGCATCACGCCATGGCGCGGTCACGCGTCCGTTACTAGCGAGTAATGAACCCCTTGTGCGGGCGCCGGGAATGGACCACGATCGGCCACGCTCGGTCCGAACCGCACGCCCCGGCAACCGCCTGGGACGCGCGGCGCGGGTCCCCACCGGGCGGGCCGGCGCCCCAGGCTGCCGGCCATCGGACAGGGGGGTTCCTGCTCCCACCGGGCAGGACCTGTCCACCGGGCCGTGCGCACGCGCGGCACATGGTTGTCGCTCGGGGGTGATCGCCGGTGATCCGGACGCGCGTCGCGTCTCCTGATGCCTCGGCGCTCTCCTTCCCGAGGACGTAGCTCTTCTCCCATCCCAGGACGGGCCCCGGGCCCCTGCTGGAGATGTACGTCCGAGAAGGAGGATTCTCATGAGTTCCCAGGTTCGTGGCGGGACCAGATGGAAGCGGTTCGCCGTCGTCATGGTCCCGAGCCTGGCGGCCACGGCCGCGATCGGTGTCGGCCTGGCGCAGGGCGCGCTCGCCGCGTCCTTCGCGATCTCCGGCCAGGAGTTCAAGGTCACGACGGACAAGCTCGAGGGCACCGAGTTCGTCCAGTACGGCAGCGTCGACCAGGGCAAGGACCTGGAGGGCAAGCCGTTCGCCGCTCCGGTCGCGGTCTCCGGCTTCGACACCGCCAAGATCACCAACATGTGCCAGTCCGTCGTGACCCCGGTCCTGGGCCTGGGTGACATCACCCTGCGCCTGGAGGCCGGCAAGGCCGCCGCGAAGAGCGGCGCGGACGCGGACAAGGTCCAGGCCAAGGACATCTACCTCGATGTCTCCTACCTGGACGCCGACGCCGACTTCAAGAACATCGACATCGGCGTCGCGGCCGGCGGACTGCCGAAGTACGACGGCGGCCAGGGCATCCAGCCCAACACCAAGGCCAACCCGAACGGCTTCGCGCAGCGCGCCGAAGAGGTCGTCCTGACCAACGTCAAGCAGAAGGCGTGGGCCACCACGGCCGCCACCTTCAAGCTCCCCGACCTCAAGCTGTCCCTGCACCGGGGCACCGAGAAGGAGTGCTTCCAGGACTGACCTGGTGCTCCGGGGTGCGGGCCGTTCCGGCGGCCCGCACCTGCACCGGGCCAGCCCCGGTCTCCTCACCTTTCTCAGCAACACCGCTTCCAGGGAGCTGTTTTCCATGAGCGCCGAGACCCCTGCCTCCCCCGAAGTCCGCAAGGAGAACCGGTTCAAGGTCTGGCGGCAGACCCGGCCCTTCTGGGCGGGCCTGTTCACGATCTTCGCCAGCGTGCCGATCGCCTACCTCCCGTACGGGGACGTACGCCTCGGCAACATCACCCTGGCCATGGCCACGACCGCCGGAGCCGGTGCGCTGATCATCGGCGTCCTGCTCTTCACCCTCGGCCTGACGATGTGGTTCCAGCCCGTCGTCCGGGTCTTCGCGGGCATCGCGGCGATCGTGCTCGGCCTGGTCTCCATCCCCGTGTCGAACTTCGGCGGTCTCGTCATCGGGTTCTTGTTCGCCCTCGTCGGCGGCGGCATGTCCGCGGCCTGGGCACCCGCCCCGCCGGTCGAGAAGACCGGCGACGCGGAGCACGACGGTGAGCCGGCGGCCTCCGAGGAGACCGCGTACGACGCCGACTCCGAGCCCGAGACCGTCCTGGCGGCCGGGGTCCCGGAGCAGCGCGAGGCGTACGGGCCGGCGACCGACACGACGATCGACGCCAACGGCGGGAGGAACAGTGCGGGGTGACGAGACCCAGCAGGGCCTCGGGAGGAGCGGGCCGCGCCACGCGGCCCCTCGCAAGACGCTGCTGAACAGGATCCAGGGCCCCGCGGGCAAGGCCATGGCGCTCGCCGCCATGCCGACCGCGGTGCTCATGGGCATGGGCCTGGCGCCCAGTCCCGCCCTGGCCGACGAGAAGGACATCCCCTTCGCCCCCGGCCCCTGTGTGACCCGCTCCGACGAGCCGGCGGCGGAGGAGACGACGGCCACGCCCACGGCGAAGGCCACCGAGACCGCGAAGCCGGAACCGACGGCCACGGCCACGAAGCCGTCCGAGCCGACCGAGCCGTCCGACGAGCCGGCGGCGACCCCGTCCGCGACCGCGACCGCCGCGCCCACCGCCACGGCGGCCCCCGAGCCGACGGCGACCGCGTCCGCCCTGCCGGCGTCCGCCGCCGGCGCGACCACGGCCGCGCCCGCCCCGACGCCCACGCCCACGACGTCGGTCAACCCGCTCGACCCGCTGGGCGTCGGCGACGCCATCACGGACTTCTTCGACGGCCTGGCGCCGGACCGGGAGCCGACGGCGACCCCGTCCGCCACCGCGACGCCCGCCCCGGCCCCGTCGGCGACGACGGCCGCGCCGCAGCAGAAGGCGGCCACGGAGGACGAGCCGGCGCCCACCGAGGCGCCCGCGGAGCGGACGGACACGGCCGACACGAGGACGACGGCCGACACGGCCGCCTCCAAGGCCGACGCCGCCGCCGCGAAGACCAAGGCCGCCATCGAGAAGGCCGCGAAGCAGGCCGGCGTCGAGGTCGCGGAGCTCGACGAGGGCGTCAAGGGCCTGGACGCCAAGCGGGACACCGACATACCCGACGGCGCCAAGCCCCGCTTCCCGTGCCCCGAGCGCGACGACGCGGCGCTCGCGGCGGCCGAGCTGGAGCCGGGCATCCCGCTGCTGCCGGACGAGCCGTGGCGCCTGGAGAGCACGATGCTCACGCTCAGCGGTCTGAAGTACCACGGCATCGTCGAGGTGAAGACCTACGGCGGCCAGGAGAAGAAGGTCCTGAAGTTCACCGCGACCTACGTGGGCATCAAGGACCTGCACCAGATCACCGAGCACTCCGAGGGCCGCGTCGGCCACGTCCGCTCCCGGCGCGGCTCGACGTCGACCATCACCGGCGGCACGGTGACGATGTACACGGAGGAGCTGAAGGGCAACCTCCTGGGCATCATCCCGATCACCTTCGGCCCGGAGTCCCCGCCGCCGCTGGACCTCCCGGCGGTTTTCTTCACCAACGTGAAGCTCAAGCAGGCGGGCCAGTTCGGCGGCAACCTCCACGTGGAGGACCTCCGCAACACCGTCGAGCCGGCCTGACCCCCGTACCACCCCGGGAGCCGCACAGGGCGAAGCCCCCGTCCGATCCGTCGGACGGGGGCTTCGCCATGGTGCCGTGCGGGGTGCGCGTCAGGCGCGCTCGCCGCCGCCCAGGTGGTGCACGCGGACCATGTTGGTGGTGCCGGGGACGCCGGGGGGCGAGCCGGCGGTGATGATCATGGTGTCGCCCTCGTTGTAGCGCTGGAGCTTGAGCAGCTCGGCGTCGACGAGGTCGACCATCGCGTCGGTGTTGTCGACGAAGGGCACCAGGAAGGACTCGACGCCCCAGCTCAGGGTGAGCTGGTTGCGGGTGTTCGCGTCCGTCGTGAAGGCGAGGATCGGCTGCTGCGTCCGGTAGCGGGAGAGGCGGCGGGCCGTGTCGCCGGACTGGGTGAAGGCGATCAGCGCCTTGCCGCCGAGGAAGTCGGCGATCTCGCAGGCCGCGCGGGCGACCGAGCCGCCCTGGGTGCGCGGCTTCTTGCCCGGGACCAGGGGCTGGAGGCCCTTGGAGAGCAGCTCCTCCTCGGCCGCGGCGACGATCTTCGACATCGTCTTGACGGTCTCGATCGGGTAGGCGCCGACACTCGACTCGGCGGAGAGCATGACCGCGTCGGCACCGTCCAGGATGGCGTTGGCGACGTCGCTCGCCTCGGCGCGGGTCGGCCGCGAGTTGGTGATCATCGACTCCATCATCTGGGTGGCGACGATGACCGGCTTGGCGTTCCGGCGGCACATCTCGACGAGCCGCTTCTGCACCATCGGCACCCGCTCCAGCGGGTACTCGACGGCGAGGTCGCCGCGGGCGACCATGACGGCGTCGAAGGCGGCGACGACCTCGGCCATGTTCTCGACGGCCTGCGGCTTCTCGACCTTGGCGATGACGGGGACCCGGCGGCCCTCCTCGTCCATCACCTTGTGGACGTCCTTGACGTCGGCGGCGTCGCGGACGAAGGAGAGCGCGACCATGTCGCAGCCCATCCGGAGCGCGAAGCGGAGGTCCTCGACGTCCTTCTCGGAGAGGGCCGGGACGTTGACCGCCGCGCCGGGCAGGTTGATGCCCTTGTGGTCGGAGATCACGCCGCCCTCGATGACGACCGTCTTGACCCGGGGCCCGTCGACCTCGACGACCCGCAGCTCGACGTTGCCGTCGTTGATGAGGACCTGGTCGCCCTTGGAGACGTCGCCCGGGAGGCCCTTGTAGGTGGTGCCGCAGACGGACTTGTCGCCGGGGACGTCCTCGGTGGTGATGGTGAACTCGTCCCCGCGGACCAGCTCGACCGGACCCTCCGCGAAGGTCTCCAGCCGGATCTTGGGGCCCTGGAGGTCGGCCAGCACACCGACGGCGCGGCCGGTGTCGGCGGCGGCCTTGCGGAGACGGTCGTACCGCTCCTGGTGCTCTGCCTGGGTCCCGTGGCTCATGTTGAAACGGGCCACGTTCATGCCGGCCTCGATGAGAGCCTTCAGCTGCTCGTACGAGTCGACGGCGGGGCCCAGCGTGCAGACGATTTTGGAACGGCGCATGAGGCGGATCCTATCGGTTTGTTTCACTGCGGAATATTCCGGCTGGCGGAAAGTACAAATGGGCGGGGTCCCGCTCAGGCGTTCACTCCTTCGAGTGGCTACCCGCTCACGAGTGCGTAGCTCTGACGGGCGATCTCCAGCTCCTCGTCGGTCGGCACCACGGCCACCGCGACCCGGGCGTACTCGGGCGAGATGATCCGCGGCTCGTCCGACCGTACGGCGTTGAGACCGGCGTCCACGGCGAGGCCCAGCTCCTCCAGACCGGCGATGGCCGCCTCCCGCACCGGCGCCGCGTTCTCGCCCACGCCCGCGGTGAAGGCCACCGCGTCGACCCGGCCGAGGACCGCGTAGTACGCGCCGATGTACTTCTTCAGCCGGTGGACGTAGACGTCGAAGGCGAGCGCGGCCCGCTCGTCGCCCTCGTCGATCCGGCGGCGGATCTCCCGCATGTCGTTGTCGCCGCAGAGTCCGACGAGCCCGGACCTCTTGTTGAGCAGGACGTCGATCTCGTCGGTCGACATGCCCGCCACCCGCCTGAGGTGGAAGGTGACCGCCGGGTCGATGTCGCCCGAGCGGGTGCCCATGACCAGGCCCTCCAGCGGGGTCAGGCCCATCGAGGTGTCCACGCAGCGGCCGCCGCGCACCGCCGAGGCGGAGGCGCCGTTGCCGAGGTGGAGCACGATCACGTTCACCTCCCCGGGCTCCTTGCCGAGCAGCTTCGCCGTCGCCCGGGAGACGTACGCGTGCGAGGTGCCGTGGAAGCCGTAGCGGCGGATCCGGTGCGCGTCGGCGGTCTCCACGTCGATCGCGTACCGGGCCGCCGCCTCCGGCATCGTGGTGTGGAAGGCGGTGTCGAAGACGGCGACCTGCGGCAGGTCGGGGCGGAGCGCCATGGCCGTGCGGATGCCGATCAGGTTCGCCGGGTTGTGCAGCGGCGCCACCGGCACGAGGCGTTCGATCTCGGCGATCACCTCCTCGTCGATGACCGTCGGCTCGGTGAAGCGCAGCCCGCCGTGCACCACCCGGTGGCCGATCGCGGCCAGCTCGGGGGAGTCCAGGCCGAGGCCGTCCGCCGCCAGCTCCTCGGCGACCGCCTTCAGCGCCGCCGCGTGGTCGGGGATCGGCCCGGTCCGCTCCCGCTTCGCGCCGCCCAGGAGCGGGGTGTGGGCGAGCCGGGAGGTCTCCTCGCCGATCCGCTCCACCAGGCCCTGCGCGAGCCGGTCGCCGTCGCGCATGTCGAGGAGCTGGTACTTCACCGAGGAGGAGCCGGAGTTCAGGACGAGGACGCGGGTGGGGGTGCCGGTCATGCGGGAAGCTCCTCAGCCGGGGCGGGGACCTGGGACTGGATGGCCGTGATCGCGACCGTGTTGACGATGTCGCTGACGAGGGCGCCGCGCGAGAGGTCGTTGACCGG
The Streptomyces roseofulvus genome window above contains:
- a CDS encoding DUF6230 family protein, with product MSSQVRGGTRWKRFAVVMVPSLAATAAIGVGLAQGALAASFAISGQEFKVTTDKLEGTEFVQYGSVDQGKDLEGKPFAAPVAVSGFDTAKITNMCQSVVTPVLGLGDITLRLEAGKAAAKSGADADKVQAKDIYLDVSYLDADADFKNIDIGVAAGGLPKYDGGQGIQPNTKANPNGFAQRAEEVVLTNVKQKAWATTAATFKLPDLKLSLHRGTEKECFQD
- a CDS encoding acetate kinase gives rise to the protein MTGTPTRVLVLNSGSSSVKYQLLDMRDGDRLAQGLVERIGEETSRLAHTPLLGGAKRERTGPIPDHAAALKAVAEELAADGLGLDSPELAAIGHRVVHGGLRFTEPTVIDEEVIAEIERLVPVAPLHNPANLIGIRTAMALRPDLPQVAVFDTAFHTTMPEAAARYAIDVETADAHRIRRYGFHGTSHAYVSRATAKLLGKEPGEVNVIVLHLGNGASASAVRGGRCVDTSMGLTPLEGLVMGTRSGDIDPAVTFHLRRVAGMSTDEIDVLLNKRSGLVGLCGDNDMREIRRRIDEGDERAALAFDVYVHRLKKYIGAYYAVLGRVDAVAFTAGVGENAAPVREAAIAGLEELGLAVDAGLNAVRSDEPRIISPEYARVAVAVVPTDEELEIARQSYALVSG
- the pyk gene encoding pyruvate kinase, giving the protein MRRSKIVCTLGPAVDSYEQLKALIEAGMNVARFNMSHGTQAEHQERYDRLRKAAADTGRAVGVLADLQGPKIRLETFAEGPVELVRGDEFTITTEDVPGDKSVCGTTYKGLPGDVSKGDQVLINDGNVELRVVEVDGPRVKTVVIEGGVISDHKGINLPGAAVNVPALSEKDVEDLRFALRMGCDMVALSFVRDAADVKDVHKVMDEEGRRVPVIAKVEKPQAVENMAEVVAAFDAVMVARGDLAVEYPLERVPMVQKRLVEMCRRNAKPVIVATQMMESMITNSRPTRAEASDVANAILDGADAVMLSAESSVGAYPIETVKTMSKIVAAAEEELLSKGLQPLVPGKKPRTQGGSVARAACEIADFLGGKALIAFTQSGDTARRLSRYRTQQPILAFTTDANTRNQLTLSWGVESFLVPFVDNTDAMVDLVDAELLKLQRYNEGDTMIITAGSPPGVPGTTNMVRVHHLGGGERA
- a CDS encoding tetratricopeptide repeat protein; the protein is MQPRNMSMSGVVDLAAVKAAGEAKAKAEQARAEAARHGGPAAVPPSALVIDVDEAGFERDVLQRSAEVPVVLDFWAEWCEPCKQLGPLLERLAVEYDGRFLLAKIDVDANQMLMQQFGIQGIPAVFAVVAGQALPLFQGAVPEAQIRETLDQLIHVGEERFGLTGLTVDRDAAGSEAARPVAGPYDALLEAAMSALDAGDLAGAVQAYKNVLADDPEHPEARLGLAQAELLQRVQGMDPQAVRKNAADHPADVEAQIAAADLDLAGGHVQDAFGRLVETVGRTFGDDRNTARLRLLELFEVIGPEDPRVIAARQALARVLF
- a CDS encoding DUF6114 domain-containing protein, whose protein sequence is MSAETPASPEVRKENRFKVWRQTRPFWAGLFTIFASVPIAYLPYGDVRLGNITLAMATTAGAGALIIGVLLFTLGLTMWFQPVVRVFAGIAAIVLGLVSIPVSNFGGLVIGFLFALVGGGMSAAWAPAPPVEKTGDAEHDGEPAASEETAYDADSEPETVLAAGVPEQREAYGPATDTTIDANGGRNSAG